The genomic region CCGCTTTGGGAAATTCGGCTCCATCTGCATAGGCCAAAGCATATTTACCGTGATTTGAACTTATTTCGACCGTATTGTTGTCCTCGACAATAAAAGTCAAAGGCTGCTCCGGAAATGTCTTTAAAGTCTCCAATAATAACTTTGCCGGTACCGCTATGGTGCCCTCATGGTCAGAATCTACCGTGATTACCGTGCTCATGGTAGTTTCCAAATCCGATGCCGAGACTAAAAGTCTGTTTTTTTGGAGGTCAAACAAGAAGTTATCTAGAATAGGGAGTGTATTACTGTTATTGATGACACCGCCTAGCACTTGTAACTGTTTTAATAAATAGGTACTGGATACTATAAATTTCATTCGTTGTTCTTTAGTGTAAGATACTCTTCAATCCAAAAAAATAAGGGTACGAACGCTTTCTGTTACGTTATGTTGTACTCTTTCAATCCAAACAAAGATATTTTAAATGTCCATTTTAAGGAAACAAACTTATCAACACTTATTTACTGTATTTTTTCTTTCTTATGTAATTGAAAGCAAGTCCAAAAAGAACTGTTAGTACTAGTGGAAGCCCAATATTGACGAGCTGCCATTTGGTTTTTTGGTTTTCAATTTTTTTAGTATCCAATAAGGGGATGGCCACCCGTTTGTTCCTTATGTTTATAAGTCCGGTATCGTCCAAAAGATAATTGATGCTATTCATGAGGAATTCCTTATTGCCAAAGAAGTTGTTGGTCCATTTATCATATCCGAGTTCCAAAGGCTGTCCGTTCTTTATTTGATTTTTGATAACGTCCCCGTCCGCAACGACCAGCATTTTGTTTTCTATTGAGCTTTCTTCCTTGACTCCTTTAAGCTGTACGGGTTTTATTCGATTTTTGAACGCCGAAACAAAACGCCCTTCGATAAGAACCGCCAAGGGTTTGTTACCATTGGTATAACTCTCTTTTTTTGGTGGTATGTTTATAATATCCAAACTTATTTTTGTGGGTATGCCAACAGTTTTGGATAGTGGCGAGCTTGAATATAAAACAGTTTTGTCGTACGTGTTTGGCAAGGTGTCTATGCTATTGGCGAACTGCATGCGTAATGCTTCTAGGTTATTGTTGATAGGATGGTCGTTTTTGGAAAATACCATGGGGTTAAAATACCATGGCAATGGGTTGAATTGGGAGTCGTTCCCTTCTCCCGAGGCCAGAACGATTTGCGTAAAATACATATCGTTTACCAAGACCGGATTTATACGCACACCATATTTAAAAAAGAAATCGTCGAGGTTTAAATCTCGTTGAATGGCCAAATTGCTACCGGTTTCATTAAAAAGGCTATCCAGTTCCATAGCCACTTTATCTATTAACCAAATGGATTTTCCTCCGTTCATTATATATTGGTCCAGAACATATTTTTCATCATCGGTAAACCGTTCGGTAGGTTTGGCTATTAGGGCCAAGTCATAATTTTTAAGCTGATCAAGCACTTTTTGTGGAGATGAGGCTACTGAATCCATAGTAATCGCCCCGATATTATAGTATTCCCGTATTGAGGAAAGATAATCGGCCAAATAGATATCATCCAATTCTCCGTTACCTTTTATGACCGCCACACTTTTTTTATCAACGAGTTTTAACTTACTGAAAGCGTCGGCAAACCCATATTCCAAATGTTGAACCGAATTGTTGATACGCTCTTCCTGGGAAGCCCCCAACGTATTTTTTAAAAGTGATACTTTTACGGTCTTTTCGCCATAATTGACCATCGCCCACGGAAACACGATTTCTTGTGAAACCTTCCCGTTCTCTTCTACCGTAACATTTGCGGGTTTAAGGCCTATACGCTGTAGTTGTGCAAAAACGGCATCGGTATCTTCAACATTGGCCAGGGGATCGAGAAAATTAAATTTTATGTTTTTGTTCTTCGACGCAAACTCTGCTAACAACTGTTGGGTCTCTATTTTGAGTTTAACAAATTCAGAGGGTAGGTTGCCATCTAACAGCACATCGATTATAACAGGCTTTTCAAAATCTAAAACCGAATTTACGCCCGGTTCAGATAATGTATATCTTTTGTCCTCGGTCAAGTCTAGCCGGTCATAAAACAAATTCCCTAGTACATTCAGGAGTATTAAAACGGCCAGTGCCTTGGCGGTAGACAATAGGGTGTCCTTTTTCATTACCTGTTCCTGTTTTTGAGCTGTATTACGGTTAAAAAAAGAAAGAAGAGCGTCATACTAAAGAAATATACGATATCGCGGGTATCTATGACACCAAGGGCTATACTGTCAAAATGTGATTTCATACCTAATTTTTGGACATTTTGTGCATGTTCGCCATTGGATAAAAAACTCGAAATACCTTCAAGGCCATAATACATAAAAAAACATAGGGCCATGCCCCATATAAAGGCCACGATTTGATTTTCGGTAAAAGTAGATGCAAATATTCCGATAGCCGTGTAATTGGCGACCAAGAAAACTAGACCAAAATAAGACCCTATGACCATTCCCATATCCAAATTCCCAACGGTGGTTCCCAACTCGGAAATACTGAATACATATAAGAACGTAGGGGCAATGGCAATAATGGCCAAGGTGAGAGTACCCAAAAACTTTCCCAACACCGTTTGCCAAATAGCAATTGGCTTTATGAATAACAACTCTAGAGTTCCCATTTTTAGTTCTTCGGAAAAACTTTTCATGGTAATGGCGGGAACAAGAAACAAAAATATCCAAGGTGCCATAAGAAAGAAATTCCCCATGTCGGCAAAGCCATGGTCAAAGATGTTGAATTCACCTTTAAAGACCCAAAGAAACAAGCCATTAAGCACTAAAAAAAGCCCAATGACCAAATATCCTATAGTAGAGGTGAAGAACGAATTGATTTCTCTCTTGAATATAGCTATCATTAACTTTAATTTACACTGTATTGATCAATTATAATTTCTCTAGGCTCCATGCTTCGGGGGGTGTGGCAAACAAAACTTTGGTCTGTGACCAAACTGATTTAAAAAAATCGGAATGTCTGTATTGTTCCAAATAATTCTCATTTTCCCAATAGCTGTAAGTGAAAAATATTTCAGGTTTTATCTTATCTTGATATAGCTCTAAAAAAGTGCAACCGTCAAAACTGGCTATGCTTTCTTTATTTTTCTCGAAAATTTGCCTAAAACTAGTGATATTTTCGGTTTTAAATGTCATTTTTACAATCCTTACCACCATCATAAAAAATTAATGGTTATGGTATCCCTATAGTCCAACCCTAGAAGTGTCGAAGCGCCTCCTACGGTATTCAGGTCACTCTTATAAATGGCCAACTCAATATATTCGGCAGAATTAAAAAGGGCCAATAGATCCCCAGGGCCTTTACGTTGATTTTTTTCGAGGTTAAAATTGATAATATCACTGTATTTATAATGAATCTCATTAATTTTTTTGGACCGGGCCTGCAACTCGAACCTTCTACCCTTACGATATGCTTCGAACAGGCTTTTTTGTATGTTGGTCACAACATTGCCATAGTTGTCTATATATATCACGCTACCCACAATTGCATTGCCACCGTCGGTTATGCGAGGGGCAAACTCCTTGATATCCTTTAATTTGTCAAAAGGCTTGCCGACAACTTCTAGGGTGCCACCACGTGAAATATGGCAAGCTACTTGTACAAAAACATTCAGCACGGGAAAAGAACCAAATTGTGGATTGGGAATGTTTATCTCCACAACCTTTTCCGGTTTTATTTCAGAAGTTATCAAACAAATAACCCCATTATTGGCAATGATAAAATAATGACCATCTACCAGAACGGCTATATGCTCGTTTTCGGGAGAAGGTTCGGAATCTACTCCCACAATATGAATGGTGCCTTCGGGAAATGCCTTATATGAATTTTTAAGGATATAGGCACATTCCTGAATATTGAACGGACTTATGGAATGGGAAATATCAACAATCTTCGCATCTTCCAGCTCTGTGTAAATGGTACCCTTTATAGCTCCTACAAAATGGTCTTTATGCCCAAAATCAGTAGTTAAAGTTATTATTGCCATGCAGGACTGTTGATATGTTTTTGGTTAGGTAAATTGATTTTTTACTTATGTTTGTTTAACAAAATTACACAAAAAAAAGGCGAATAAGAGCATATCCCATTGCCATAAATCTTTAATACAATTATTCTTTGAACGAACTCATATTAGAACTTACCGAAATTAGCCCAAGAGACTTTTTTGGGCAGCAGAACGCTAACATTGATGTACTAAAAAAATATTTTCCCAAACTTAAGATTGTTGCCCGCGGCAGCAAGATAAAAGTATATGGTGATGATGAACTCCTAGAAGAGTTTAGTAAGCGGTTCAATATGCTAACGGCCCATTTTGTCAAGTATAACAAACTGGATGAAAATGTAATCGAACGGGTATTGACGAGCGATACACAGGAAGACTATCAATCTAGCGAAAAGAGTGGGGAAGTATTGGTACATGGTGTGAGCGGAAGATTGATAAAAGCGCAGACCGCCAACCAACGCAAATTGGTCGATGCGGCAAAGAACAACGATATGGTATTCGCCATTGGCCCTGCAGGAACCGGAAAAACATATACAGGCGTTGCGTTGGCCGTTAAAGCATTGAAAGAAAAACAGGTGAAACGCATTATATTGACCAGACCTGCGGTAGAAGCAGGGGAAAACTTGGGTTTTTTGCCCGGGGATTTAAAGGAAAAACTGGATCCTTACATGCAGCCCTTGTATGATGCACTCCGTGATATGATCGCTGCGGAAAAATTAGCACATTACATAGAGAATGGCACAATACAGATAGCCCCAATGGCCTTTATGCGGGGTAGAACATTGGATAATGCTTTTGTGATTTTGGACGAAGCACAAAATACCACGCACGCGCAAATGAAAATGTTCCTTACCCGTATGGGGAAAAACGCTAAGTTTTTAATTACGGGAGACCCTGGGCAGATAGACTTGCCAAGGCGTGTCATTTCTGGGCTTAAAGAAGTCTTATTGATTCTAAAAAACGTTGAAGGCATCGAGATGATTTATTTGGACGATAAGGATGTGATAAGACATAAACTGGTCAAAAAAGTAATAGATGCCTATAAAGATATAGAGCACCAAAACTCCATGTAAACAATTACATTGCAAAAATAAAAAGCCCGCAGAGGTATGTCAAACACAATAATCGATACCGATTTTAATTTCCCAGGTCAGGTAAGCGTATATAAGGGTAAGGTCAGGGAAGTGTATGCTCTGGAGAACGATGTTCTTGTCATGATCGCTACGGATAGGCTATCCGCTTTTGACGTAATAATGCCCAAAGGCATACCGTATAAAGGCCAAATTTTGAACCAAATAGCAACCAAAATGATGGCTGCGACCGCAGATATTGTTCCCAATTGGTTGACTGCTACTCCAGACCCTAACGTTGCGATAGGCCATGCATGCGAACCCTTCAAAGTTGAAATGGTGATTAGGGGGTACATGTCCGGTCATGCTGCAAGAGAATATGCATCGGGAAAGCGTATGTTGTGTGGAGTGCCCATGCCCGATGGAATGAGGGAAAACGATAAATTTCCACAACCTATTATAACGCCGGCTACCAAAGCGGATAAAGGTGATCACGATGAGGATATTTCACGTGAGGATATCTTAAAAAGAGGTATTGTCTCCCAAGAAGACTATTTTGTTTTGGAGCAATATACCAAAGCATTGTTTCAAAGAGGTACACAGATTGCTGCAGAACGTGGTCTTATTTTGGTTGATACCAAATATGAATTTGGGAAGACCAGAGATGGGAGAATCGTACTCATCGATGAAATTCATACACCGGATTCTTCTAGATATTTTTATGCGGATGGCTATGAAGAAAGACAAGATAGGGGTGAAGCCCAAAAACAATTATCCAAAGAATTTGTACGTCAATGGCTTATTAATCATGGTTTTCAAGGTTTGGAAGGTCAAACTGTTCCCAATATGAGCGAAGCATATATTAAAACGGTATCGGATAGGTATATTGAACTCTATGAAAATATAATGGGTGAAGCCTTCATAAGGGCAGAAATCTCAAATATTCAAGAACGTATAAGAAACAATGTTTTGGATTATTTGAAACATTGATTTTTTTTTGAATATTTTGTCCCATAAAAAAGACCGCTACTTGCGGTCTTTTTAATTTACTATTCTTCTTTAAAAGAAAGGCAGAAACTTAATGTCTCTGCCTTTCATTAACTAAGAAGGCTATGTGATAATTGCAGCACAAATCACTCTTTGATTATCCTGACTTGTGATACAGTTTTACCTGTTACATCCCTAAGATTCAATATATACACGCCTTTGGGCAAAGTCGTCATATCTAGGGGAGCACTGCCAAATTCATCTACTTTAAAATCAAAGGACTCTTTTACCAGCTGCCCCATCATATTATGTAGCGTACCTTTTAAAGTTTGGTTAGAAGTACCTTCTAAAGTAAACTGTGTTATGTTTTCAACAGGGTTTGGATATACTTTTCCATTGTTTAAAATAGAATTTGATGTATTTTCCACACTATTTACAACCTCAAAGTTGATGGTAAGCGAAGTCCCAGCCTCCCCATTTCCTGAGCGTTCCGAAAAAGGAGTCGCGGTTACCGTATTGTTTCCTAATGGAAAACTAACTGAGTTGAAGTTACCATTTCTATCTCCTGCTAATGTAAAAGGTACGATGCTTTCCGTTTTAAAACCTTGCGTACCATTAAAATCAAAGATGACACTTCTAACAGGAAGGTCCCCTACACTTGCTAAAATGCTAAAATTGTTTGAAGCAAAGTCTGCTAGATCGATTATATCACCTTCCAACAATGGACCTACCTCTTCGTTGGTTTCTGCGTTTATAAGTGTGAGACTAGTAATTTCACTCGCTCGAGTATCTACGACCTCAAAGTTTATCGTTAAAGCGTTACCGACTTCTCCTTCACCATTGGATTCTGAAAACGGAGTTGCTTTCACGGTATTGTTGCCCAATGGAAACGATACTGACCTAAAATCACCATTCAAATCACCGTTTAAAGTATAAGGTGCGATATTTTCCGTTTTGAAACCTTCGGTATCGTTGAAATCAAAAACAACACTTTTAACCGGGGCTTCACCTATACTCGCCAAAATACTAAAACTATTTGATGGGAAATCGGCTAAGTCAATCACATCGCCTTCCAATAATGGGCCTATCTCTTCATCGGTATCAGCATTTATGAGGGTGAAACTGGTTATTTCTCTTACTCTTGTATCGATTACCTCAAAGTTTATTGTCAAGGATTTTCCGGCTTCCCCATTACCGCCACGTTCCGGATAAGGGGTCGCTGTCACTGTGTTGTTACCTAATGGGAAGACAACAGAATTGAAATTGCCGTTCAAATCACCTGCCAAGGTAAAGGGCGCTATGTTTTCTGTTTTGAAACCCTCAGTACCATTAAAATCATAAATGACGCTGCTTACCGGAACTTCTCCTACACTAGCTAAAATACTAAAGCTATTGGATGCAAAATTGGCTAAATCAATTATTGTACCTTCCTCTAGCGGACCTACTTCTTCATTGGTTTCTGCATTTATAAGGGTGAAATTGGTCACAGTGGGCGCATCCAATACGGTTAATTCAATAAGTGATGTTCCAGTACTCTTATCCGGTGCATTGCTAGAAACATTAAGTTCGTCATAATACACATCGGGAGATAAATCAGTGGCATCTAACGTAACGGTCAAATTGCGGGAGCCACCTGCCGGAATTACTCCTGACAACGATGAAATATCACTTATGAAATTCGTAAGTGGAATTTCAGGTCTAATGAAACGTAAAGCCAACCCATCTTTTATGTAGGGTGTGTTGAAAGCTACCTGAGCCCCATCAGTGGCATCGGCATTTTCAATACCAACTGTGCCTTGGTCTGTAAACGACGCTGCGTTGACATCATCGTAAAAAACATCTATTGTTCCATCATCCAGAATAATAATCTTGAATGTTACCGTTTCTTCAGGATTACCAAAGAATATCGGAGCATTCGTCCACTGAACCACCACAGCATCGGCAAAAGCTGCAATATGCACTGATCCACCTTCTTCTTGCGGTTCTAAATCTGCCCAGAAACCTGCAATGATATTGTTTATACCATCATCTACAGGTATTTGCCCATTAAAGAAAGTAAATGGACTGGTTGGTGGTTGAAACGATACGAACCCATTGGCATTTACAAAAAGGCTCTCATAAGTACTGTCATAAAACTCGATGGGAAACGGTAAAGCAAGCTCTGCCGTGCCATCGGCACCAACAAACTCGGTAAGCTCAAAGCCTATAGTACTTATGTCGAATGGGAAATAAACAGGTCCACCTTCTTCATCGCTATCGATCCACGTGTACCCAAACTCATCATCCTTGCCCATACTATTGAGTACTTTCGCACCTGAGCGAGTATCCTTAATTCCCTTTTCCTTAGTTTCAAATCCAGAAAACTCGATTAGCTCTGCATTGTTGCTTATTACGGCACTAGGGTTTGCCAAGGCAGCTGCCATTGTCAATTCTGGAAAGGAATATACCAAAGGAGAACTCCCGTCATTTCGCAACGTTATTTCTGTAGTTACCGTTTTACCCGTATCTACAACTTCAAACACTTCTGAAGGGTCTAAAATAGCAGTTGGTGGGTCGACCCCTATACCGTTTACGATAACCTCAATAGTATCTGTATCAGGTGCATCGCTGACGATGGAAATAATCCCGTTGATACTTCCAACTGTTGAAGGTGCGAACGTTACCGTAATTTCTTGCTCTTCTCCACCGGGTATTACCGTTGAAGAAAGGTCAACACTAAAATCCGGGTTATCAGAAGTTATGCTTTCAATGTTCAATAATGCAAGGCCAGTGCTGCTAATCGTAAAAGTTCGATTATTTTCATTTCCAATGAAAACGTCATTAAACGTCAATAATTCATCTGATACCTCAATACCTGAAACTTGTCCTGAAACCTCAAAAGAAGTC from Costertonia aggregata harbors:
- a CDS encoding phosphoribosylaminoimidazolesuccinocarboxamide synthase, with the protein product MSNTIIDTDFNFPGQVSVYKGKVREVYALENDVLVMIATDRLSAFDVIMPKGIPYKGQILNQIATKMMAATADIVPNWLTATPDPNVAIGHACEPFKVEMVIRGYMSGHAAREYASGKRMLCGVPMPDGMRENDKFPQPIITPATKADKGDHDEDISREDILKRGIVSQEDYFVLEQYTKALFQRGTQIAAERGLILVDTKYEFGKTRDGRIVLIDEIHTPDSSRYFYADGYEERQDRGEAQKQLSKEFVRQWLINHGFQGLEGQTVPNMSEAYIKTVSDRYIELYENIMGEAFIRAEISNIQERIRNNVLDYLKH
- a CDS encoding putative quinol monooxygenase is translated as MMVVRIVKMTFKTENITSFRQIFEKNKESIASFDGCTFLELYQDKIKPEIFFTYSYWENENYLEQYRHSDFFKSVWSQTKVLFATPPEAWSLEKL
- a CDS encoding PhoH family protein, whose product is MNELILELTEISPRDFFGQQNANIDVLKKYFPKLKIVARGSKIKVYGDDELLEEFSKRFNMLTAHFVKYNKLDENVIERVLTSDTQEDYQSSEKSGEVLVHGVSGRLIKAQTANQRKLVDAAKNNDMVFAIGPAGTGKTYTGVALAVKALKEKQVKRIILTRPAVEAGENLGFLPGDLKEKLDPYMQPLYDALRDMIAAEKLAHYIENGTIQIAPMAFMRGRTLDNAFVILDEAQNTTHAQMKMFLTRMGKNAKFLITGDPGQIDLPRRVISGLKEVLLILKNVEGIEMIYLDDKDVIRHKLVKKVIDAYKDIEHQNSM
- the gldG gene encoding gliding motility-associated ABC transporter substrate-binding protein GldG — translated: MKKDTLLSTAKALAVLILLNVLGNLFYDRLDLTEDKRYTLSEPGVNSVLDFEKPVIIDVLLDGNLPSEFVKLKIETQQLLAEFASKNKNIKFNFLDPLANVEDTDAVFAQLQRIGLKPANVTVEENGKVSQEIVFPWAMVNYGEKTVKVSLLKNTLGASQEERINNSVQHLEYGFADAFSKLKLVDKKSVAVIKGNGELDDIYLADYLSSIREYYNIGAITMDSVASSPQKVLDQLKNYDLALIAKPTERFTDDEKYVLDQYIMNGGKSIWLIDKVAMELDSLFNETGSNLAIQRDLNLDDFFFKYGVRINPVLVNDMYFTQIVLASGEGNDSQFNPLPWYFNPMVFSKNDHPINNNLEALRMQFANSIDTLPNTYDKTVLYSSSPLSKTVGIPTKISLDIINIPPKKESYTNGNKPLAVLIEGRFVSAFKNRIKPVQLKGVKEESSIENKMLVVADGDVIKNQIKNGQPLELGYDKWTNNFFGNKEFLMNSINYLLDDTGLINIRNKRVAIPLLDTKKIENQKTKWQLVNIGLPLVLTVLFGLAFNYIRKKKYSK
- a CDS encoding SAM hydrolase/SAM-dependent halogenase family protein, which produces MAIITLTTDFGHKDHFVGAIKGTIYTELEDAKIVDISHSISPFNIQECAYILKNSYKAFPEGTIHIVGVDSEPSPENEHIAVLVDGHYFIIANNGVICLITSEIKPEKVVEINIPNPQFGSFPVLNVFVQVACHISRGGTLEVVGKPFDKLKDIKEFAPRITDGGNAIVGSVIYIDNYGNVVTNIQKSLFEAYRKGRRFELQARSKKINEIHYKYSDIINFNLEKNQRKGPGDLLALFNSAEYIELAIYKSDLNTVGGASTLLGLDYRDTITINFL
- the gldF gene encoding gliding motility-associated ABC transporter permease subunit GldF, translating into MIAIFKREINSFFTSTIGYLVIGLFLVLNGLFLWVFKGEFNIFDHGFADMGNFFLMAPWIFLFLVPAITMKSFSEELKMGTLELLFIKPIAIWQTVLGKFLGTLTLAIIAIAPTFLYVFSISELGTTVGNLDMGMVIGSYFGLVFLVANYTAIGIFASTFTENQIVAFIWGMALCFFMYYGLEGISSFLSNGEHAQNVQKLGMKSHFDSIALGVIDTRDIVYFFSMTLFFLFLTVIQLKNRNR